A window from Sceloporus undulatus isolate JIND9_A2432 ecotype Alabama chromosome 8, SceUnd_v1.1, whole genome shotgun sequence encodes these proteins:
- the ATF7IP2 gene encoding activating transcription factor 7-interacting protein 2 isoform X3 produces MLAQSNNSGVKMNGGTDVRKPMRARKTMTPSSRRQMKMLNKVKERAEIAPSGASSQDKDLKNADVNQFLNSGALQDILYSWYENEPSSSLCKPVEVHLDAKPIGCTLDASEARLSGSPPAGDTPSSSTGRNTGGMVLEQESTNFRFHEKNTTAFVPDNPQRKRTSEDSKGAFCKRKRKAEEAGEGCWRSSHQKQTGLGKMKGFIQENMAASMRTWDHQLQHLHERIDHTQCFQKHNEASIKIQKDISRLNRRINGVIMLQKKELSSRANLPGVTSQNKILNCPAIHPGEESSGLRPSEKGPSDPRKMPPETTKERTNDVIILNEMNKNPGVAAVNPPAVHQEERAANADAATPSTSKQLIIDLTDEKSNPETGNDVERGAARTSNSAADPERQPSNQADDDLSHLPPLPKSRLHQEPVAAFQNTLPPLKLDLSVVRVENPKGIALKWNVQKADPRCAPLESFHLFLFLKGSQFRSWQETNQILAKKLPMACTLSSFPESSRCYLAMRAKDIYGRYGPFSDIKSVLTL; encoded by the exons ATGCTAGCTCAAAGTAACAACTCTG GTGTCAAAATGAACGGAGGCACGGACGTCAGGAAGCCCATGCGTGCCCGAAAAACCATGACTCCGAGCAGCCGCAGACAGATGAAAATGTTGAACAAAGTGAAGGAACGAGCAGAAATAGCGCCAAGCGGTGCCTCCAGTCAGGATAAAGATCTTAAGAACGCCGACGTCAACCAGTTCCTGAACTCTGGCGCTTTGCAGGACATACTGTACAGCTGGTATGAAAATGAACCCAGTTCCTCGCTGTGCAAACCGGTGGAGGTACACCTGGACGCAAAGCCCATCGGCTGCACCTTGGACGCTTCAGAGGCACGGCTTTCCGGTTCCCCTCCGGCAGGAGACACCCCTTCCTCAAGCACCGGGAGGAACACCGGAGGGATGGTTTTGGAACAGGAGAGTACCAACTTTCGCTTTCATGAGAAAAATACTACTGCGTTTGTGCCAG ACaatcctcagaggaagagaacatCAGAAGACTCCAAAGGCGCCTTTTGCAAACGCAAGAGAAAAGCAGAGGAAGCCGGAGAGGGTTGCTGGAGAAGCTCACATCAAAAGCAGACTGGGCTGGGGAAG ATGAAGGGTTTTATTCAGGAGAATATGGCTGCTTCAATGAGGACCTGGGACCACCAGCTCCAGCATTTGCACGAGCGGATCGACCACACGCAGTGCTTCCAGAAGCATAATGAAGCATCCATCAAAATTCAG AAAGATATATCCCGCCTCAACAGACGTATTAACGGGGTGATAATGTTACAGAAGAAAGAGCTATCCTCCAGA GCCAACCTCCCAGGGGTCACTTCACAAAATAAAATCTTAAACTGCCCTGCGATTCATCCTGGCGAAGAGAGCAGTGGATTGAGGCCGTCAGAAAAGGGGCCTTCAGATCCCAGGAAGATGCCTCCGGAAACCACCAAGGAGAG AACTAATGACGTCATTATCCTgaatgaaatgaacaaaaatcCTGGTGTGGCAGCTGTGAATCCTCCAg CTGTTCATCAGGAGGAGAGGGCTGCAAACGCAGATGCTGCAACTCCATCCACCTCCAAG CAGCTGATAATTGACCTGACGGATGAAAAAAGCAATCCGGAGACAG GAAATGATGTAGAGAGGGGAGCTGCAAGGACGAGCAATTCAGCCGCAGACCCTGAACGACAGCCATCGAATCAG GCTGATGACGACCTTTCCCACCTCCCTCCCCTCCCGAAAAGCCGCTTGCACCAGGAGCCAGTGGCTGCATTCCAGAACACGCTGCCGCCTCTAAAGCTGGACCTTTCGGTGGTTCGGGTCGAGAACCCCAAAGGCATCGCCCTGAAGTGGAACGTCCAGAAGGCTGACCCCCGCTGTGCTCCCCTGGAGAgcttccacctcttcctcttcctcaaggGCAGCCAATTCCGGAGCTGGCAGGAGACCAACCAGATCCTTGCCAAGAAGCTCCCCATGGCCTGCACCTTGAGCAGCTTTCCGGAGTCCTCCAGGTGCTACCTGGCCATGCGGGCCAAAGACATTTATGGGCGCTACGGACCGTTCAGCGACATCAAGTCGGTTCTTACTCTGTAG
- the ATF7IP2 gene encoding activating transcription factor 7-interacting protein 2 isoform X2 has protein sequence MLAQSNNSGVKMNGGTDVRKPMRARKTMTPSSRRQMKMLNKVKERAEIAPSGASSQDKDLKNADVNQFLNSGALQDILYSWYENEPSSSLCKPVEVHLDAKPIGCTLDASEARLSGSPPAGDTPSSSTGRNTGGMVLEQESTNFRFHEKNTTAFVPDNPQRKRTSEDSKGAFCKRKRKAEEAGEGCWRSSHQKQTGLGKVSCFGWQIAGSGCDMRSSGAAGACVLLVAALKPNCRRLFAVGAAWVLQFFSACFPADWKWRGNDCCWSCSHRFCVTPPFFVLIACLKPSWGWESLQMKGFIQENMAASMRTWDHQLQHLHERIDHTQCFQKHNEASIKIQKDISRLNRRINGVIMLQKKELSSRANLPGVTSQNKILNCPAIHPGEESSGLRPSEKGPSDPRKMPPETTKERTNDVIILNEMNKNPGVAAVNPPAVHQEERAANADAATPSTSKLIIDLTDEKSNPETGNDVERGAARTSNSAADPERQPSNQADDDLSHLPPLPKSRLHQEPVAAFQNTLPPLKLDLSVVRVENPKGIALKWNVQKADPRCAPLESFHLFLFLKGSQFRSWQETNQILAKKLPMACTLSSFPESSRCYLAMRAKDIYGRYGPFSDIKSVLTL, from the exons ATGCTAGCTCAAAGTAACAACTCTG GTGTCAAAATGAACGGAGGCACGGACGTCAGGAAGCCCATGCGTGCCCGAAAAACCATGACTCCGAGCAGCCGCAGACAGATGAAAATGTTGAACAAAGTGAAGGAACGAGCAGAAATAGCGCCAAGCGGTGCCTCCAGTCAGGATAAAGATCTTAAGAACGCCGACGTCAACCAGTTCCTGAACTCTGGCGCTTTGCAGGACATACTGTACAGCTGGTATGAAAATGAACCCAGTTCCTCGCTGTGCAAACCGGTGGAGGTACACCTGGACGCAAAGCCCATCGGCTGCACCTTGGACGCTTCAGAGGCACGGCTTTCCGGTTCCCCTCCGGCAGGAGACACCCCTTCCTCAAGCACCGGGAGGAACACCGGAGGGATGGTTTTGGAACAGGAGAGTACCAACTTTCGCTTTCATGAGAAAAATACTACTGCGTTTGTGCCAG ACaatcctcagaggaagagaacatCAGAAGACTCCAAAGGCGCCTTTTGCAAACGCAAGAGAAAAGCAGAGGAAGCCGGAGAGGGTTGCTGGAGAAGCTCACATCAAAAGCAGACTGGGCTGGGGAAGGTAAGCTGCTTTGGCTGGCAGATAGCAGGCAGTGGTTGTGACATGAGGTCCAGTGGCGCTGCTGGCGCATGCGTTCTCTTGGTGGCTGCACTGAAACCAAATTGCAGAAGGCTGTTCGCTGTGGGGGCGGCTTGGGTTCTCCAGTTCTTCTCGGCTTGCTTCCCAGCTGATTGGAAATGGCGTGGAAATGACTGTTGTTGGAGTTGTTCCCATCGGTTTTGCGTAACGCCTCCTTTTTTTGTCTTGATAGCTTGCCTCAAGCCctcctggggctgggagagtCTACAG ATGAAGGGTTTTATTCAGGAGAATATGGCTGCTTCAATGAGGACCTGGGACCACCAGCTCCAGCATTTGCACGAGCGGATCGACCACACGCAGTGCTTCCAGAAGCATAATGAAGCATCCATCAAAATTCAG AAAGATATATCCCGCCTCAACAGACGTATTAACGGGGTGATAATGTTACAGAAGAAAGAGCTATCCTCCAGA GCCAACCTCCCAGGGGTCACTTCACAAAATAAAATCTTAAACTGCCCTGCGATTCATCCTGGCGAAGAGAGCAGTGGATTGAGGCCGTCAGAAAAGGGGCCTTCAGATCCCAGGAAGATGCCTCCGGAAACCACCAAGGAGAG AACTAATGACGTCATTATCCTgaatgaaatgaacaaaaatcCTGGTGTGGCAGCTGTGAATCCTCCAg CTGTTCATCAGGAGGAGAGGGCTGCAAACGCAGATGCTGCAACTCCATCCACCTCCAAG CTGATAATTGACCTGACGGATGAAAAAAGCAATCCGGAGACAG GAAATGATGTAGAGAGGGGAGCTGCAAGGACGAGCAATTCAGCCGCAGACCCTGAACGACAGCCATCGAATCAG GCTGATGACGACCTTTCCCACCTCCCTCCCCTCCCGAAAAGCCGCTTGCACCAGGAGCCAGTGGCTGCATTCCAGAACACGCTGCCGCCTCTAAAGCTGGACCTTTCGGTGGTTCGGGTCGAGAACCCCAAAGGCATCGCCCTGAAGTGGAACGTCCAGAAGGCTGACCCCCGCTGTGCTCCCCTGGAGAgcttccacctcttcctcttcctcaaggGCAGCCAATTCCGGAGCTGGCAGGAGACCAACCAGATCCTTGCCAAGAAGCTCCCCATGGCCTGCACCTTGAGCAGCTTTCCGGAGTCCTCCAGGTGCTACCTGGCCATGCGGGCCAAAGACATTTATGGGCGCTACGGACCGTTCAGCGACATCAAGTCGGTTCTTACTCTGTAG
- the ATF7IP2 gene encoding activating transcription factor 7-interacting protein 2 isoform X1, with product MLAQSNNSGVKMNGGTDVRKPMRARKTMTPSSRRQMKMLNKVKERAEIAPSGASSQDKDLKNADVNQFLNSGALQDILYSWYENEPSSSLCKPVEVHLDAKPIGCTLDASEARLSGSPPAGDTPSSSTGRNTGGMVLEQESTNFRFHEKNTTAFVPDNPQRKRTSEDSKGAFCKRKRKAEEAGEGCWRSSHQKQTGLGKVSCFGWQIAGSGCDMRSSGAAGACVLLVAALKPNCRRLFAVGAAWVLQFFSACFPADWKWRGNDCCWSCSHRFCVTPPFFVLIACLKPSWGWESLQMKGFIQENMAASMRTWDHQLQHLHERIDHTQCFQKHNEASIKIQKDISRLNRRINGVIMLQKKELSSRANLPGVTSQNKILNCPAIHPGEESSGLRPSEKGPSDPRKMPPETTKERTNDVIILNEMNKNPGVAAVNPPAVHQEERAANADAATPSTSKQLIIDLTDEKSNPETGNDVERGAARTSNSAADPERQPSNQADDDLSHLPPLPKSRLHQEPVAAFQNTLPPLKLDLSVVRVENPKGIALKWNVQKADPRCAPLESFHLFLFLKGSQFRSWQETNQILAKKLPMACTLSSFPESSRCYLAMRAKDIYGRYGPFSDIKSVLTL from the exons ATGCTAGCTCAAAGTAACAACTCTG GTGTCAAAATGAACGGAGGCACGGACGTCAGGAAGCCCATGCGTGCCCGAAAAACCATGACTCCGAGCAGCCGCAGACAGATGAAAATGTTGAACAAAGTGAAGGAACGAGCAGAAATAGCGCCAAGCGGTGCCTCCAGTCAGGATAAAGATCTTAAGAACGCCGACGTCAACCAGTTCCTGAACTCTGGCGCTTTGCAGGACATACTGTACAGCTGGTATGAAAATGAACCCAGTTCCTCGCTGTGCAAACCGGTGGAGGTACACCTGGACGCAAAGCCCATCGGCTGCACCTTGGACGCTTCAGAGGCACGGCTTTCCGGTTCCCCTCCGGCAGGAGACACCCCTTCCTCAAGCACCGGGAGGAACACCGGAGGGATGGTTTTGGAACAGGAGAGTACCAACTTTCGCTTTCATGAGAAAAATACTACTGCGTTTGTGCCAG ACaatcctcagaggaagagaacatCAGAAGACTCCAAAGGCGCCTTTTGCAAACGCAAGAGAAAAGCAGAGGAAGCCGGAGAGGGTTGCTGGAGAAGCTCACATCAAAAGCAGACTGGGCTGGGGAAGGTAAGCTGCTTTGGCTGGCAGATAGCAGGCAGTGGTTGTGACATGAGGTCCAGTGGCGCTGCTGGCGCATGCGTTCTCTTGGTGGCTGCACTGAAACCAAATTGCAGAAGGCTGTTCGCTGTGGGGGCGGCTTGGGTTCTCCAGTTCTTCTCGGCTTGCTTCCCAGCTGATTGGAAATGGCGTGGAAATGACTGTTGTTGGAGTTGTTCCCATCGGTTTTGCGTAACGCCTCCTTTTTTTGTCTTGATAGCTTGCCTCAAGCCctcctggggctgggagagtCTACAG ATGAAGGGTTTTATTCAGGAGAATATGGCTGCTTCAATGAGGACCTGGGACCACCAGCTCCAGCATTTGCACGAGCGGATCGACCACACGCAGTGCTTCCAGAAGCATAATGAAGCATCCATCAAAATTCAG AAAGATATATCCCGCCTCAACAGACGTATTAACGGGGTGATAATGTTACAGAAGAAAGAGCTATCCTCCAGA GCCAACCTCCCAGGGGTCACTTCACAAAATAAAATCTTAAACTGCCCTGCGATTCATCCTGGCGAAGAGAGCAGTGGATTGAGGCCGTCAGAAAAGGGGCCTTCAGATCCCAGGAAGATGCCTCCGGAAACCACCAAGGAGAG AACTAATGACGTCATTATCCTgaatgaaatgaacaaaaatcCTGGTGTGGCAGCTGTGAATCCTCCAg CTGTTCATCAGGAGGAGAGGGCTGCAAACGCAGATGCTGCAACTCCATCCACCTCCAAG CAGCTGATAATTGACCTGACGGATGAAAAAAGCAATCCGGAGACAG GAAATGATGTAGAGAGGGGAGCTGCAAGGACGAGCAATTCAGCCGCAGACCCTGAACGACAGCCATCGAATCAG GCTGATGACGACCTTTCCCACCTCCCTCCCCTCCCGAAAAGCCGCTTGCACCAGGAGCCAGTGGCTGCATTCCAGAACACGCTGCCGCCTCTAAAGCTGGACCTTTCGGTGGTTCGGGTCGAGAACCCCAAAGGCATCGCCCTGAAGTGGAACGTCCAGAAGGCTGACCCCCGCTGTGCTCCCCTGGAGAgcttccacctcttcctcttcctcaaggGCAGCCAATTCCGGAGCTGGCAGGAGACCAACCAGATCCTTGCCAAGAAGCTCCCCATGGCCTGCACCTTGAGCAGCTTTCCGGAGTCCTCCAGGTGCTACCTGGCCATGCGGGCCAAAGACATTTATGGGCGCTACGGACCGTTCAGCGACATCAAGTCGGTTCTTACTCTGTAG